One Prunus dulcis chromosome 8, ALMONDv2, whole genome shotgun sequence DNA window includes the following coding sequences:
- the LOC117638375 gene encoding uncharacterized protein LOC117638375, protein MAMRKEASELAERSSSNPNKPHRHTLSFYSPKLSFYIFSACVTIFVILHIKALQTDQNPTSSLWSHKHQQQRVTTNTTATMAEKLRQAVTFLPLKDLRYAGPAALQGHTWFMSSMYDKQDEEGGAQYQQFPSPSSHGRLLCLKGRDNHDGSRNSYALAFPEALPHNTTLMKGLTFVSYNHYNYDNIWHGQSAVVPFVSWHIKNSCAVPDRWILYHWGEIRARMGVWLGSLMEATFSGAPRVEVFDDVEEGRPVCFEKAVVMRHNEGGMSREKRLEVFDLMRCKARLYCNVSLDEQNYKSTHSVTKRIGVTLFMRTGPRSFKNDTAVIGIFERECAKVDGCRLMVAYSNNLTFCDQVKVMSLTDILVSPHGAQLTNMFLMNRNSSVMEFFPKGWLKLAGVGQYVYHWIASWSGMRHKGAWRDPDGDTCQYGEDDRRCMSIYKHGKIGHNETYFAEWTRNVIDEVKTRKMEEAKMAIPSSNGCSCI, encoded by the exons ATGGCAATGAGAAAAGAAGCCTCAGAACTTGCAGAAAGATCCTCCTCAAACCCTAACAAACCTCACCGCCATACCCTCTCTTTCTACTCCCCAAAACTCTCCTTCTATATCTTCTCAGCTTGTGTCACCATCTTCGTTATCCTCCACATCAAAGCCCTCCAAACCGACCAAAATCCCACGTCGTCATTATGGTCCCACAAGCACCAACAGCAACGAGTCACCACCAACACCACCGCCACAATGGCCGAGAAGCTCCGCCAAGCGGTCACATTTCTCCCGCTCAAAGACCTACGCTACGCGGGCCCGGCTGCTCTCCAGGGCCACACGTGGTTCATGAGCTCCATGTACGACAAGCAGGACGAGGAGGGCGGGGCCCAGTACCAGCAGTTCCCCTCGCCCTCCTCCCATGGGCGGCTCCTCTGTCTCAAAGGCCGCGACAACCACGACGGCTCCCGGAACTCCTACGCCCTCGCCTTCCCAGAAGCTCTCCCCCACAACACGACGCTCATGAAAGGCTTGACGTTCGTGTCGTACAACCACTACAACTACGACAACATCTGGCACGGCCAGTCCGCTGTCGTGCCCTTCGTCTCGTGGCACATAAAGAATTCGTGTGCTGTCCCCGACCGGTGGATTTTGTACCACTGGGGGGAGATTAGGGCAAGGATGGGAGTCTGGTTGGGGAGCTTGATGGAGGCTACTTTCAGTGGGGCCCCGCGTGTCGAGGTGTTTGATGACGTGGAGGAAGGGAGGCCCGTTTGTTTTGAGAAGGCTGTGGTGATGAGGCATAACGAGGGTGGGATGTCGAGGGAGAAGAGGTTGGAGGTTTTTGATCTGATGAGGTGCAAAGCGAGATTGTATTGTAATGTGAGCTTGGATGAACAAAATTACAAGAGTACCCATAGTGTGACAAAGAGAATTGGAGTCACATTGTTTATGAGGACAGGGCCTAGGTCGTTCAAAAACGACACCGCTGTGATTGGGATCTTTGAGAGGGAGTGTGCTAAGGTGGATGGTTGTCGGCTCATGGTGGCTTATTCTAATAACCTCACTTTTTGTGACCAG GTGAAGGTAATGAGCTTGACGGACATTTTGGTATCTCCACATGGTGCGCAGTTAACCAACATGTTCTTGATGAACAGAAACAGCAGTGTCATGGAGTTCTTCCCAAAAGGTTGGCTAAAACTAGCCGGGGTAGGCCAATATGTCTACCACTGGATCGCCAGCTGGTCAGGCATGAGGCACAAAGGAGCATGGCGCGATCCAGATGGTGACACGTGTCAGTATGGTGAAGATGATCGTCGATGCATGTCCATCTACAAGCATGGGAAAATTGGACACAATGAGACCTACTTTGCAGAGTGGACTAGAAATGTTATAGATGAGGTGAAGACGAGGAAGATGGAAGAAGCGAAAATGGCTATTCCAAGTTCTAATGGCTGTTCctgtatttaa